One window from the genome of Diabrotica undecimpunctata isolate CICGRU unplaced genomic scaffold, icDiaUnde3 ctg00000193.1, whole genome shotgun sequence encodes:
- the LOC140431345 gene encoding uncharacterized protein — protein MEILHVTGQPFNDNTIEEYQFHTYQPYIPGKLGYNDEIRIPIQDLDAFTYPANSYLYIEGRLLTHDNHTPTKLKFINNSIAYMFRELRYELNGVVIDSVRDVGLVSSIKNYLSLNENQSLQLENAGWFPKMNRMETNNEVPKNSVLVDSNGHFNVCIPLRLLSGFFEDFKKIIMNMKQELILIRSNDDIDAVVSIDETERPKIDISKLYWEVPHVTPSIREQIRLNKISHTNQELPIKFRSWQMIEYPALNNSTRHTWSVRTSTKIETPRHIIVAFQNNRKSKLTKDMSKFDHCTLKNIKVFLNSERYPYNDLQLDFKTNRFAKLYEMFGNFQESYYHMVLNQPIFNPHDFKMIAPLIHIDCSRQKEIIQSGSVVLRIEFETDEPTTSDISAYCLILHEKEFTYNALTKIVKQL, from the coding sequence ATGGAAATTCTTCATGTTACTGGTCAACCTTTTAATGACAACACCATTGAAGAATATCAGTTTCACACATATCAACCATACATTCCTGGGAAATTGGGTTATAATGATGAAATACGTATTCCTATTCAAGATTTAGATGCATTTACATATCCAGCCAATAGTTATCTTTATATCGAAGGACGCTTACTCACACATGATAATCACAcaccaacaaaactaaaatttattaataacagtATAGCTTACATGTTTCGCGAACTACGTTATGAATTAAATGGAGTAGTAATTGACTCAGTACGTGATGTAGGATTGGTATCAAGTATTAAAAACTACCTGAGTCTCAACGAAAATCAAAGCCTGCAATTGGAAAACGCGGGTTGGTTTCCAAAAATGAATAGAATGGAAACCAATAATGAAGTCCCCAAAAACAGCGTGTTGGTGGATTCAAATGGACACTTTAACGTATGCATACCTCTAAGACTCCTATCAGGGTTCTTTGAAgattttaagaaaattattatGAACATGAAACAGGAATTAATACTTATTAGATCAAATGATGATATTGATGCTGTAGTAAGCATAGATGAAACCGAACGACCAAAAATTGATATTAGTAAATTATATTGGGAGGTACCACATGTAACACCAAGTATACGAGAACAGATACGACTTAACAAGATTTCACATACAAATCAAGAATTACCTATTAAATTTCGTTCTTGGCAAATGATTGAATATCCTGCTCTAAACAATTCTACTCGCCATACATGGTCAGTGAGGACTAGTACAAAAATAGAAACACCTCGTCACATTATTGTTGCTTTCCAAAATAACAGAAAATCCAAATTGACAAAAGATATGAGTAAATTTGATCATtgcactttaaaaaatattaaagtatttttaaattctgaaagatATCCCTATAATGATTTACAattagattttaaaacaaatagattTGCGAAACTTTATGAAATGTTTGGCAATTTCCAAGAAAGTTATTATCACATGGTGCTGAATCAACCCATATTTAATCCTcatgactttaaaatgattgcTCCACTCATACATATTGACTGCTCTCGccaaaaagaaataattcaaTCGGGATCAGTCGTGTTACGTATAGAGTTTGAGACAGATGAGCCAACAACCTCTGATATCTCGGCTTATTGTCTAATATTACACGAGAAAGAATTTACATATAATGCCTTAACTAAAATagtaaaacaattataa